One Fontisphaera persica DNA window includes the following coding sequences:
- a CDS encoding HD domain-containing phosphohydrolase: MNDNLPRPPEPLLHRLLVVDDEEIVLVALQETLRREGYEVVTANNAVMALDILKTTSFSVIITDQQMPGLTGLEMLAEVKKIQPDATRILITAVLDLNTVIDAINKGEIYRFIVKPWLREELLATVKNAVQRYELICRNAVLQATTLAMNEQLRQLNQSLNEKVKLVEEQNRALEQNLQRMIELCLHTMQTFYPALGSQARRAYQICTAMAANLQLPPEQKQSLEVAAWLHDIGLVGVPRRIIKRWQETPESLTPEERALIHQHPVLGQELASFVHSLQDVGLLIRAHHERYDGQGYPDGQVGEAIPWLARLLAVAVGFAECIHGDLEAVDAIKRGSGTQYDPEAVRVFLRSLPKATVPRKEREVLLSELRPGMVVARGIYTANGLLLIPEGQRLTELAIDKLKNHHRVSPIHQTLLVYC, translated from the coding sequence ATGAATGACAATCTGCCTCGCCCGCCGGAACCACTCCTCCACCGGTTACTGGTGGTGGATGATGAGGAAATCGTCCTGGTCGCCCTGCAGGAAACATTGCGGCGCGAGGGCTACGAAGTGGTCACCGCCAACAATGCTGTGATGGCATTGGATATTCTCAAGACCACCAGTTTTTCCGTGATTATCACAGACCAGCAGATGCCGGGTCTGACCGGCCTGGAGATGCTGGCTGAAGTCAAAAAAATCCAGCCCGATGCCACCCGCATTTTGATTACGGCGGTCCTGGACTTGAACACCGTCATTGACGCCATCAACAAGGGTGAAATCTACCGGTTCATCGTCAAACCCTGGTTGCGCGAGGAGCTGCTGGCCACCGTCAAAAATGCCGTTCAACGCTACGAACTGATTTGTCGCAACGCCGTCCTGCAGGCCACCACGCTGGCCATGAACGAGCAGTTGCGGCAGTTAAACCAGTCGCTCAATGAAAAAGTAAAGCTGGTGGAGGAACAAAACCGCGCTCTGGAACAGAACCTGCAGCGCATGATTGAGCTGTGCCTCCACACCATGCAGACGTTTTATCCGGCTCTGGGCAGCCAGGCGCGCCGCGCCTATCAAATTTGCACTGCCATGGCGGCCAATCTGCAACTGCCGCCTGAACAGAAACAATCCCTGGAAGTGGCGGCCTGGTTGCATGACATCGGCCTGGTAGGTGTGCCGCGGCGTATCATCAAGCGCTGGCAGGAAACGCCAGAGAGCCTGACGCCGGAAGAACGCGCCTTGATTCATCAGCATCCGGTATTGGGACAGGAGCTGGCCAGCTTTGTGCACAGCCTGCAGGATGTGGGCCTGCTTATCCGCGCGCATCATGAGCGTTATGATGGACAGGGTTACCCCGACGGGCAGGTGGGGGAAGCCATTCCTTGGCTGGCGCGGCTGCTGGCGGTGGCCGTGGGTTTTGCTGAATGCATCCATGGCGATTTGGAAGCCGTGGACGCCATAAAACGTGGCAGCGGCACCCAATATGACCCGGAGGCGGTGCGGGTGTTTTTACGCAGCCTGCCCAAGGCCACCGTACCGCGCAAAGAGCGGGAGGTGCTGCTTTCGGAACTGCGTCCCGGCATGGTGGTGGCGCGGGGCATCTACACCGCCAACGGGCTGCTGCTGATTCCTGAAGGCCAGCGGCTGACGGAGCTGGCCATTGACAAACTCAAAAACCATCACCGCGTCAGCCCCATTCACCAAACGCTGCTGGTGTATTGTTGA
- a CDS encoding hybrid sensor histidine kinase/response regulator, whose amino-acid sequence MKTTPSISRADPSLPYERWWRCLFNESEDAQLVYASDGSIKEANRAAIRLLGLSGREDALPNLYQMLTSTAAARVAALLQQHVGSQVTLPAVALMVEGQISLLADLQITPLGQGFSLVTIRDATRRWRMESHVQRLVTAMDATPDVVFLTDVEFRLVFVNPSFLRDTGYSIEEALGRPADFLRAAGQEEQWKACREKVRAGKEWQGEFVNVRNDGSTYLAAVSMAPIFDRKGGFLGCVSFERDITQMRRVQQELQRESAFVRSIVNSLDAALYATDRQFRLLHFNEGWKRLPAEHGGLRWDRPPRVGDILLDFVPDPLRQSELRRSFQEVLQSGVCREYRWAGPQGRHWHVRLSPWLMNDQIEGVLYLVTDQTSLHQLQEQLAQAQKVEVIGALAAGVAHDFNNLLQVIGNEVDIVRQQAGEDARAALARMEEAITQATGLLQQLLSFSRPTDNQETVVDFNAVLQEAALLFHRSSGRHVECRLQPAAVPLPVRLERSRAHQLLLNLCVNAQDAMPQGGVLSLSNTPVTLSTLQQERVAASSAQEWLRCTVRDTGSGIAPEHLPHIFEPFYTTKKDGKGTGLGLAIVQNIVNQAGGFIEVESVPQQGTAFHIYLPLQRLPAPARPLADNAAPIKKSASCRVLIVEDNDFLRESTRLVFEAVGCQTRTVTSAKEALNWLQSERFDVLYADQHLGGMTGLQLMEQALALSPSLFGVLVSGDWTPVERQQLKRFPQVVCLQKPFDLKNTVIHLLQQWQSAGADADRSPPRLV is encoded by the coding sequence ATGAAAACCACTCCGTCCATAAGTCGCGCTGATCCGTCGCTGCCCTACGAGCGCTGGTGGCGGTGTCTGTTTAATGAATCGGAAGATGCGCAACTGGTCTATGCCAGTGATGGTTCCATCAAGGAGGCCAACCGTGCAGCCATTCGGTTGCTGGGCCTGAGCGGGCGGGAGGACGCGCTGCCCAACCTTTACCAGATGTTGACCTCCACCGCCGCCGCGCGCGTGGCGGCGTTATTGCAACAACATGTCGGCAGCCAGGTCACCTTGCCGGCCGTGGCCTTGATGGTGGAAGGCCAGATCAGTCTGCTGGCCGACCTGCAAATCACCCCCTTGGGACAGGGTTTTTCCCTCGTCACCATCCGCGATGCCACCCGCCGCTGGCGCATGGAAAGCCACGTGCAACGCCTGGTCACTGCCATGGACGCCACCCCGGATGTGGTCTTTTTGACGGATGTGGAGTTCCGCCTGGTTTTCGTGAATCCTTCTTTTCTGCGGGATACGGGTTACAGCATTGAAGAAGCACTGGGGCGGCCCGCCGACTTCCTGCGCGCCGCAGGTCAGGAGGAACAATGGAAAGCCTGCCGGGAAAAGGTGCGTGCCGGCAAGGAATGGCAGGGCGAATTTGTGAATGTTCGCAATGATGGCAGCACCTATCTTGCCGCCGTCAGCATGGCCCCCATTTTCGATCGCAAAGGGGGATTTCTGGGTTGTGTCAGTTTCGAGCGGGATATTACCCAAATGCGCCGGGTGCAACAGGAGTTGCAGCGCGAATCCGCTTTTGTCCGCAGCATCGTCAACAGCCTCGACGCGGCCTTATACGCCACGGACCGCCAATTCCGGCTGTTGCACTTTAATGAGGGTTGGAAACGCCTGCCCGCCGAACATGGAGGGTTGCGCTGGGATCGCCCGCCGCGGGTGGGAGATATATTGTTGGATTTTGTGCCAGACCCCTTGCGCCAGTCGGAACTGCGCCGCAGTTTTCAGGAAGTATTGCAAAGCGGCGTTTGCCGCGAATATCGCTGGGCCGGCCCCCAGGGACGTCATTGGCATGTGCGCCTCAGTCCGTGGCTGATGAATGATCAGATCGAGGGGGTGTTATACCTGGTCACCGACCAGACCAGTTTGCATCAGCTTCAAGAACAACTGGCCCAAGCGCAAAAAGTGGAAGTGATTGGCGCTTTGGCCGCTGGTGTGGCTCACGATTTCAATAATCTGCTGCAGGTGATCGGCAACGAGGTGGATATTGTACGGCAACAAGCAGGCGAGGACGCTCGCGCCGCGCTGGCGCGCATGGAAGAAGCCATCACCCAGGCCACCGGTCTTTTACAGCAATTATTATCTTTCAGCCGCCCCACCGACAACCAGGAGACGGTTGTGGACTTTAACGCCGTGCTCCAAGAGGCTGCGCTCCTGTTCCACCGTTCCAGCGGACGCCACGTCGAATGCCGCCTGCAGCCTGCAGCCGTCCCCTTGCCGGTGCGATTGGAACGTTCGCGTGCCCACCAATTACTCCTCAACCTGTGTGTCAACGCGCAGGATGCCATGCCTCAGGGCGGCGTGCTTAGTCTGAGTAATACACCGGTAACCTTGAGCACTCTCCAGCAGGAGCGTGTCGCGGCCAGCAGTGCCCAGGAATGGCTGCGCTGCACCGTTCGGGATACCGGCAGCGGCATCGCTCCGGAGCATTTGCCGCATATTTTTGAGCCATTTTACACCACTAAAAAAGACGGCAAGGGCACAGGATTGGGACTGGCCATCGTGCAAAATATTGTTAATCAAGCGGGTGGATTCATCGAAGTTGAAAGTGTTCCCCAACAAGGCACTGCTTTTCATATATACCTGCCCTTACAACGGCTGCCTGCCCCTGCCCGGCCCCTTGCTGACAACGCGGCGCCCATTAAAAAATCGGCCTCGTGCCGGGTTTTAATTGTGGAGGATAATGATTTTCTGCGGGAGTCCACCCGATTGGTTTTTGAGGCCGTGGGTTGTCAAACACGCACTGTCACCTCGGCCAAAGAGGCCTTGAACTGGTTGCAGTCAGAGCGGTTCGATGTGCTCTATGCCGACCAGCACCTGGGCGGCATGACTGGTCTTCAACTCATGGAGCAAGCCCTGGCCTTATCACCGTCACTTTTTGGCGTGCTGGTCAGCGGAGATTGGACGCCTGTGGAACGCCAGCAGCTTAAGCGGTTCCCTCAAGTGGTTTGTTTACAGAAACCATTTGACCTGAAAAACACCGTAATCCATTTGCTACAACAATGGCAATCCGCCGGTGCAGATGCCGACCGGTCACCCCCACGCCTTGTATGA
- a CDS encoding response regulator, with protein MAQPNHKKRVLLVDDERMVLNVYQTALRRAAPDWEVEIAESGPKALEMMRERAFDIVVTDMRMPEMSGSQLLAELQEHHPATARVVLTGYTEQERVLQSIGSVHQWLSKPCNVKTLQNTLARIFDLQEHIHEPWIKEIAGKIRSLPSLPELLFRVLDELQTPYSTPEQIASFVCRDAGMTARLLQLVNSAFFGFSQPVRDVTEAVQLLGVGTVRALALSMKVFSCFDIKDYPGLDAHKLYYESLVVGTLARNLLAVDSADTPEQEAAFTAGLLRGVGCLVLATSLRDTYSELLAEAGKSQQPLPEIEQKALGITHAEVGAYLMGLWGLPVQITEAIGFQYRPSSSANRGLNALTGLHVAQAIVGASRAHETPRLSVPMDTAYLRECGVEEHLPRWEALFHQRDRQSPN; from the coding sequence ATGGCTCAGCCAAATCATAAAAAACGTGTGCTCCTGGTGGATGATGAGCGCATGGTGCTAAATGTTTACCAGACCGCCCTGCGGCGCGCCGCTCCGGATTGGGAGGTGGAGATTGCGGAAAGTGGGCCCAAGGCCTTGGAAATGATGCGCGAACGCGCTTTTGATATCGTTGTTACGGACATGCGCATGCCGGAAATGAGCGGTTCCCAGTTATTGGCGGAATTACAAGAGCATCACCCTGCCACGGCCCGGGTGGTGCTGACGGGCTACACCGAGCAGGAGCGGGTGCTGCAGAGCATTGGGTCCGTGCACCAATGGTTAAGCAAACCCTGCAATGTCAAGACCCTACAAAATACGCTGGCTCGCATCTTTGATTTGCAGGAGCACATTCATGAGCCCTGGATTAAGGAAATCGCCGGTAAAATCCGCTCCCTGCCCTCCTTGCCGGAGTTGCTTTTCCGTGTCTTGGATGAACTGCAAACGCCCTATTCCACTCCCGAGCAAATTGCGTCTTTTGTTTGCCGGGATGCCGGCATGACCGCGCGCCTCCTGCAACTGGTCAATTCAGCGTTTTTCGGTTTCTCCCAGCCCGTGCGCGACGTGACCGAGGCTGTACAGCTCCTGGGCGTGGGCACGGTGCGCGCCCTGGCCCTGTCCATGAAAGTATTCTCCTGTTTTGACATCAAAGACTATCCTGGCTTGGATGCCCACAAACTTTATTACGAAAGCCTGGTGGTGGGCACACTGGCCCGGAATCTCCTGGCCGTGGACTCCGCAGATACCCCCGAACAGGAAGCGGCCTTCACTGCCGGGCTGCTCCGCGGGGTGGGCTGCCTTGTTCTGGCCACTTCCTTGCGCGACACCTATTCAGAATTGCTTGCCGAAGCTGGCAAATCCCAACAACCCCTGCCCGAAATCGAACAAAAAGCCCTGGGAATCACCCATGCAGAAGTGGGCGCCTATTTAATGGGATTATGGGGATTGCCGGTGCAAATTACCGAAGCCATTGGCTTCCAATACCGTCCCTCCAGTTCGGCCAATCGTGGATTGAATGCGCTTACGGGCCTCCATGTGGCCCAAGCCATTGTGGGGGCTTCGCGCGCGCATGAAACGCCGCGTCTGAGCGTGCCCATGGACACAGCATATTTGCGCGAATGCGGCGTTGAGGAACATTTGCCGCGCTGGGAGGCGTTGTTCCATCAGCGCGACCGGCAGTCTCCCAATTGA
- a CDS encoding hybrid sensor histidine kinase/response regulator, translating to MNADTKDLNILPRQAGLDLPLGWLEQGMAVVNQEGIILSANHALANWLGLREEELRGHSLRLVLCQLFPEWEAPLREWEERKAPFDQFLLCLKSTHPSHWIIWKSARHEQTCFVHLSSTLPPLNELAEGAWDEQLRSEESRRQMFIRMARAEARLYQLMHHWPGIIFSQRADFSFSFVSPQIEVMTGVPLAEWGVQATRFWQVIHEADVEELRQQIRHAASSRQPVTTTFRLRHQQSGRVFYVLEHRQPVLTDQGMVLGYEGVWMDITRQTIAENRLTTVSWKEALSVLMMGLAHDFSNLMAGIHSLTETLGVQLEENHHPCREYVKLIQNSTRQATHLVQRIMRLQHGKIGERSYEDLNALMADLQDLLAKVVSRRITVKSRWAEGQLPLYVDPVEFRQVVVNLALNAAEAMPQGGTLTLETSRHATMPTQRVMVGTIPQGPCVCLSVGDTGCGIKPSVLPLIFDPFFSTKSANKGSGLGLYNARLFVERHHGAISVESVEGAGATFCLWLPEADFTEAERQKAQIAPLRLLVVGDLPAQAQAAAELLRQNGYSVVTAASAEQAREMLTSIVARFAGVFLICGQESSWVGELLNWMRANRPHQRTILQVAGRNLDEMDTAFLNRADLVITEDLRAASVLQRLQRLLNPVTEGRV from the coding sequence ATGAATGCGGACACCAAAGACTTGAACATATTGCCGCGGCAAGCGGGACTGGATTTGCCTCTGGGTTGGCTGGAACAGGGCATGGCTGTGGTCAACCAGGAAGGCATCATTTTGTCCGCCAACCATGCGCTGGCCAACTGGTTGGGCCTGCGCGAAGAGGAGCTGCGAGGCCATTCTCTACGCCTTGTCTTGTGCCAATTGTTTCCAGAATGGGAGGCCCCCCTGCGGGAATGGGAGGAACGCAAGGCACCCTTTGACCAGTTTTTGCTTTGCCTTAAAAGCACACATCCCTCCCACTGGATTATCTGGAAATCTGCCCGACATGAGCAAACCTGCTTTGTCCATCTCAGCTCCACCTTGCCCCCTTTGAACGAGCTGGCCGAAGGCGCCTGGGACGAACAGCTTCGCTCCGAGGAGTCACGCCGCCAGATGTTCATCCGCATGGCGCGCGCCGAGGCGCGGCTGTATCAATTGATGCATCATTGGCCGGGCATCATTTTCAGCCAGCGCGCCGACTTCAGCTTTTCCTTTGTCAGTCCGCAAATTGAAGTGATGACAGGGGTCCCCCTGGCCGAATGGGGCGTTCAAGCCACCCGATTCTGGCAGGTCATCCACGAGGCGGATGTCGAAGAACTGCGCCAGCAAATTCGCCACGCCGCGTCCAGCCGGCAGCCGGTGACCACCACTTTCCGCCTGCGCCATCAACAAAGCGGCCGGGTTTTTTATGTGTTGGAACACCGTCAGCCGGTGCTGACCGACCAGGGAATGGTGCTCGGCTATGAGGGGGTCTGGATGGACATCACCCGCCAAACCATCGCTGAAAACCGGCTGACGACGGTTTCCTGGAAGGAAGCCTTGAGCGTGCTGATGATGGGGTTGGCGCACGATTTCAGCAATTTGATGGCCGGCATTCACTCCCTGACCGAAACGCTCGGCGTACAATTGGAGGAAAACCACCATCCCTGCCGGGAATACGTCAAACTCATTCAAAACAGCACGCGCCAGGCCACCCACCTGGTGCAGCGCATCATGCGCCTGCAACACGGCAAGATTGGAGAACGCAGTTATGAAGACTTGAACGCCTTGATGGCCGATTTGCAGGACCTGCTGGCCAAAGTGGTGTCTCGCCGAATCACGGTAAAGTCCCGCTGGGCGGAAGGACAGTTGCCGCTTTACGTGGATCCGGTGGAGTTTCGCCAGGTTGTGGTGAATCTGGCTTTGAACGCTGCGGAGGCCATGCCGCAAGGGGGCACGCTGACATTGGAAACCAGCCGCCACGCCACCATGCCAACGCAGCGGGTGATGGTGGGCACCATTCCGCAAGGCCCTTGTGTTTGCCTGAGCGTGGGCGATACTGGCTGCGGCATCAAGCCATCGGTGTTGCCATTAATCTTTGACCCTTTTTTCTCCACCAAATCAGCCAATAAAGGCTCCGGCCTTGGCCTGTACAATGCCCGGCTGTTTGTGGAACGCCATCATGGAGCCATCTCCGTGGAATCAGTGGAAGGCGCCGGCGCCACTTTTTGCCTGTGGCTGCCAGAGGCCGATTTTACCGAGGCCGAGCGCCAAAAGGCTCAAATCGCCCCCTTGCGCCTGCTCGTGGTGGGCGATTTGCCAGCACAAGCCCAGGCTGCTGCCGAATTGTTGCGGCAGAATGGGTATTCGGTGGTCACGGCGGCTTCGGCCGAGCAGGCGCGTGAAATGCTCACTTCCATCGTCGCCCGTTTTGCCGGGGTATTTCTGATTTGCGGCCAGGAATCAAGCTGGGTGGGCGAGTTGTTAAACTGGATGAGAGCCAACCGCCCGCATCAAAGAACCATTCTCCAGGTGGCGGGCAGGAATTTGGACGAAATGGACACGGCTTTTCTGAACCGGGCCGACTTGGTCATTACGGAAGATTTGCGGGCTGCCAGCGTGTTGCAACGGCTGCAGCGCCTGCTCAACCCTGTAACGGAGGGCCGCGTATGA